In one window of Gadus chalcogrammus isolate NIFS_2021 chromosome 12, NIFS_Gcha_1.0, whole genome shotgun sequence DNA:
- the ddr2a gene encoding discoidin domain-containing receptor 2 isoform X3, which translates to MKSRWDLRYPLLVLLLYLSADVVSQVNPGVCRYPLGMSGRQIQDEDISASSQWSESTAARYGRLEQEEADGAWCPEGTLEPDTLKEFLQVDLRSLTFITLVGTQGRHAGGIGNEFAHRYQLQYSRDGSRWAVWRDRTGQQVIAGNRNAYDIVLKDLEPPIIARSVRFIPVTDHSMNVCMRVELYGCEWLDGLVSYNAPVGEQMNLPSFPVYLNDSVYDGAVIHSMTEGLGQLTDGVCGLDDFTQSQVYNAWPGYDYVAWTNESFPSGYVEIMFEFDRVRNFTTMKVHCNNMFWRGVKAFRRASCYFRSEADWEAAPLVFRAAVDGVDPSARFLTVDLANHMASAIKCHFYFADTWMMFSEITFQSDTAMYNTTLAPPNPGPPTSTQPDDSNTTILIGCLVAIIFILVAIIVIILWRQVWQKMIEKVSRRMLDDELTASLSIQSETFAFSHTNASAAASEQESDATYERIFPLGGDYQEPSQLLCKMPEFTAEEPAASTSAAASKPPGTAPAPDGVPHYAEADIVHLQGVTGGNTYAIPAVAMDLLSGKDVAAEEFPRKLLTFKEKLGEGQFGEVHLCEAEGLQEFMAEEFSFDVDEGQPVLVAVKMLRADASKNARNDFLKEIKIMSRLKDPNIIRLLAVCIYSDPLSMITEYMENGDLNQFLSRHQAPGPLAALSTAPTVSFSDLCDMVTQIASGMKYLSSLNFVHRDLATRNCLVGKSYTIKIADFGMSRNLYSSDYYRIQGRAVLPIRWMSWESILLGKFTTASDVWAFGVTVWEMLTFCQEQPYSQLNDEQVIENTGEFFRDQKRQIYLPQPALCPDPLYKTMLSCWRRNSKERPSFQEIHRALLESQP; encoded by the exons ATGAAGAGCCGGTGGGACCTCCGCTAccctctcctcgtcctcctcctctacctgtcGGCGGACGTCGTCTCACAGGTCAACCCAG GGGTGTGTCGCTACCCTCTGGGCATGTCAGGACGGCAGATCCAGGATGAGGACATCTCAGCGTCAAGCCAATGGTCGGAGTCCACGGCTGCCCGCTACGGCag gctggagcaggaggaggcggacGGGGCCTGGTGCCCCGAGGGCACGCTGGAGCCCGACACGCTGAAGGAGTTCCTGCAGGTGGACCTGCGCTCGCTCACCTTCATCACGCTGGTGGGCACGCAGGGCCGCCACGCCGGGGGCATCGGCAACGAGTTCGCCCACCGCTACCAGCTGCAGTACAGCCGGGACGGCAGCCGGTGGGCGGTCTGGAGGGACCGCACCGGGCAGCAg GTCATAGCAGGAAACCGCAACGCCTACGACATCGTGCTGAAGGACCTAGAGCCGCCCATCATAGCGCGCTCCGTGCGCTTCATACCTGTCACCGACCACTCCATGAACGTCTGCATGAGGGTGGAGCTCTACGGCTGCGAGTGGCTGG aCGGCCTTGTATCTTACAACGCTCCCGTTGGTGAACAGATGAACTTGCCCAGTTTCCCCGTGTACCTCAACGACTCGGTCTACGACGGAGCCGTGAtccacag TATGACCGAGGGGCTGGGCCAGCTGACGGACGGCGTGTGCGGTCTGGACGACTTCACGCAGAGCCAGGTGTATAACGCCTGGCCGGGCTACGACTACGTGGCCTGGACCAATGAGAGCTTCCCCAGCGGCTACGTGGAGATCATGTTCGAGTTCGACCGCGTACGCAACTTCACCACCATGAAG gtgCACTGCAACAACATGTTCTGGCGGGGCGTGAAGGCCTTCCGCCGGGCCTCCTGCTACTTCCGCAGCGAGGCCGACTGGGAGGCGGCGCCGCTGGTGTTCCGGGCGGCGGTGGACGGGGTGGACCCCAGCGCCCGCTTCCTCACCGTGGACCTGGCCAACCACATGGCCAGCGCCATCAAGTGCCACTTCTACTTCGCCGACACCTGGATGATGTTCAGCGAGATCACCTTCCAGTCAG ATACAGCCATGTATAACACAACCCTGGCCCCGCCCAATCCAGGACCTCCCACGAGCACACAACCTg ACGACAGCAACACAACAATTCTGATCGGTTGTCTAGTGgccatcatcttcatcctcgTCGCCATCATCGTCATTATCTTGTGGCGGCAGGTGTGGCAGAAGATGATCGAGAAG gtctCCCGCCGGATGCTAGACGACGAGCTCACGGCGAGTCTGTCCATCCAGAGCGAGACGTTCGCCTTCAGCCACACCAACGCGTCGGCCGCCGCCAGCGAGCAGGAGTCCGACGCCACGTACGAACGCATCTTCCCCCTGGGGGGCGACTACCAAGAGCCCTCCCAGCTCCTCTGCAAGATGCCCGAGTTCACGGCCGAGGAGCCTG CGGCGTCTACCAGCGCCGCCGCCTCCAAGCCCCCCGGCACGGCCCCGGCGCCGGACGGCGTCCCCCACTACGCCGAGGCCGACATCGTCCACCTGCAGGGCGTCACCGGCGGCAACACCTACGCCATCCCCGCCGTGGCCATGGACCTGCTGTCGGGGAAGGATGTGGCCGCGGAGGAGTTCCCCCGGAAGCTGCTCACCTTCAAGGAGAAGCTGGGAGAAGGACAGTTCGGAGAG gtccacCTGTGCGAGGCGGAGGGCCTCCAGGAGTTCATGGCGGAGGAGTTCTCCTTCGACGTGGACGAGGGCCAGCCGGTCCTCGTGGCGGTCAAGATGCTCCGCGCCGACGCCAGCAAGAATGCAAG GAATGACTTCCTGAAGGAGATCAAGATCATGTCGCGCCTGAAGGACCCCAACATCATCCGGCTGCTGGCCGTGTGCATCTACAGCGACCCCCTGAGCATGATCACAGAGTACATGGAGAACGGGGACCTCAACCAGTTCCTCTCCCGCCACCAGGCCCCGGGGCCACTGGCCGCACTCAGCACAGCCCCCACcgtcag cttCAGCGACCTGTGTGACATGGTCACCCAGATCGCCTCGGGGATGAAGTACCTCTCGTCTCTGAACTTTGTCCACCGAGACCTGGCCACCCGGAACTGCCTGGTGGGGAAGAGCTACACCATAAAGATCGCCGACTTCGGCATGAGCAGGAACCTGTACAGCAGCGACTACTACCGCATCCAGGGACGGGCCGTGCTGCCCATCCGCTGGATGTCCTGGGAGAGCATCCTGCTT GGTAAGTTCACCACAGCCAGCGACGTGTGGGCCTTCGGGGTGACGGTGTGGGAGATGCTGACCTTCTGTCAGGAGCAGCCGTACTCCCAGCTCAACGACGAGCAGGTCATCGAGAACACCGGCGAGTTCTTCCGGGACCAGAAGAGACAG ATCTACCTGCCCCAGCCAGCGTTATGTCCAGACCCTCTCTACAAGACCATgctgagctgctggaggaggaacagCAAGGAGAGGCCCTCCTTCCAGGAGATACACCGAGCCCTGCTGGAGAGCCAACCCTGA
- the ddr2a gene encoding discoidin domain-containing receptor 2 isoform X1 — MKSRWDLRYPLLVLLLYLSADVVSQVNPGVCRYPLGMSGRQIQDEDISASSQWSESTAARYGRLEQEEADGAWCPEGTLEPDTLKEFLQVDLRSLTFITLVGTQGRHAGGIGNEFAHRYQLQYSRDGSRWAVWRDRTGQQVIAGNRNAYDIVLKDLEPPIIARSVRFIPVTDHSMNVCMRVELYGCEWLDGLVSYNAPVGEQMNLPSFPVYLNDSVYDGAVIHSMTEGLGQLTDGVCGLDDFTQSQVYNAWPGYDYVAWTNESFPSGYVEIMFEFDRVRNFTTMKVHCNNMFWRGVKAFRRASCYFRSEADWEAAPLVFRAAVDGVDPSARFLTVDLANHMASAIKCHFYFADTWMMFSEITFQSDTAMYNTTLAPPNPGPPTSTQPGGHPTHKVDDSNTTILIGCLVAIIFILVAIIVIILWRQVWQKMIEKVSRRMLDDELTASLSIQSETFAFSHTNASAAASEQESDATYERIFPLGGDYQEPSQLLCKMPEFTAEEPAASTSAAASKPPGTAPAPDGVPHYAEADIVHLQGVTGGNTYAIPAVAMDLLSGKDVAAEEFPRKLLTFKEKLGEGQFGEVHLCEAEGLQEFMAEEFSFDVDEGQPVLVAVKMLRADASKNARNDFLKEIKIMSRLKDPNIIRLLAVCIYSDPLSMITEYMENGDLNQFLSRHQAPGPLAALSTAPTVSFSDLCDMVTQIASGMKYLSSLNFVHRDLATRNCLVGKSYTIKIADFGMSRNLYSSDYYRIQGRAVLPIRWMSWESILLGKFTTASDVWAFGVTVWEMLTFCQEQPYSQLNDEQVIENTGEFFRDQKRQIYLPQPALCPDPLYKTMLSCWRRNSKERPSFQEIHRALLESQP; from the exons ATGAAGAGCCGGTGGGACCTCCGCTAccctctcctcgtcctcctcctctacctgtcGGCGGACGTCGTCTCACAGGTCAACCCAG GGGTGTGTCGCTACCCTCTGGGCATGTCAGGACGGCAGATCCAGGATGAGGACATCTCAGCGTCAAGCCAATGGTCGGAGTCCACGGCTGCCCGCTACGGCag gctggagcaggaggaggcggacGGGGCCTGGTGCCCCGAGGGCACGCTGGAGCCCGACACGCTGAAGGAGTTCCTGCAGGTGGACCTGCGCTCGCTCACCTTCATCACGCTGGTGGGCACGCAGGGCCGCCACGCCGGGGGCATCGGCAACGAGTTCGCCCACCGCTACCAGCTGCAGTACAGCCGGGACGGCAGCCGGTGGGCGGTCTGGAGGGACCGCACCGGGCAGCAg GTCATAGCAGGAAACCGCAACGCCTACGACATCGTGCTGAAGGACCTAGAGCCGCCCATCATAGCGCGCTCCGTGCGCTTCATACCTGTCACCGACCACTCCATGAACGTCTGCATGAGGGTGGAGCTCTACGGCTGCGAGTGGCTGG aCGGCCTTGTATCTTACAACGCTCCCGTTGGTGAACAGATGAACTTGCCCAGTTTCCCCGTGTACCTCAACGACTCGGTCTACGACGGAGCCGTGAtccacag TATGACCGAGGGGCTGGGCCAGCTGACGGACGGCGTGTGCGGTCTGGACGACTTCACGCAGAGCCAGGTGTATAACGCCTGGCCGGGCTACGACTACGTGGCCTGGACCAATGAGAGCTTCCCCAGCGGCTACGTGGAGATCATGTTCGAGTTCGACCGCGTACGCAACTTCACCACCATGAAG gtgCACTGCAACAACATGTTCTGGCGGGGCGTGAAGGCCTTCCGCCGGGCCTCCTGCTACTTCCGCAGCGAGGCCGACTGGGAGGCGGCGCCGCTGGTGTTCCGGGCGGCGGTGGACGGGGTGGACCCCAGCGCCCGCTTCCTCACCGTGGACCTGGCCAACCACATGGCCAGCGCCATCAAGTGCCACTTCTACTTCGCCGACACCTGGATGATGTTCAGCGAGATCACCTTCCAGTCAG ATACAGCCATGTATAACACAACCCTGGCCCCGCCCAATCCAGGACCTCCCACGAGCACACAACCTg GGGGTCACCCCACACACAAAGTAGACGACAGCAACACAACAATTCTGATCGGTTGTCTAGTGgccatcatcttcatcctcgTCGCCATCATCGTCATTATCTTGTGGCGGCAGGTGTGGCAGAAGATGATCGAGAAG gtctCCCGCCGGATGCTAGACGACGAGCTCACGGCGAGTCTGTCCATCCAGAGCGAGACGTTCGCCTTCAGCCACACCAACGCGTCGGCCGCCGCCAGCGAGCAGGAGTCCGACGCCACGTACGAACGCATCTTCCCCCTGGGGGGCGACTACCAAGAGCCCTCCCAGCTCCTCTGCAAGATGCCCGAGTTCACGGCCGAGGAGCCTG CGGCGTCTACCAGCGCCGCCGCCTCCAAGCCCCCCGGCACGGCCCCGGCGCCGGACGGCGTCCCCCACTACGCCGAGGCCGACATCGTCCACCTGCAGGGCGTCACCGGCGGCAACACCTACGCCATCCCCGCCGTGGCCATGGACCTGCTGTCGGGGAAGGATGTGGCCGCGGAGGAGTTCCCCCGGAAGCTGCTCACCTTCAAGGAGAAGCTGGGAGAAGGACAGTTCGGAGAG gtccacCTGTGCGAGGCGGAGGGCCTCCAGGAGTTCATGGCGGAGGAGTTCTCCTTCGACGTGGACGAGGGCCAGCCGGTCCTCGTGGCGGTCAAGATGCTCCGCGCCGACGCCAGCAAGAATGCAAG GAATGACTTCCTGAAGGAGATCAAGATCATGTCGCGCCTGAAGGACCCCAACATCATCCGGCTGCTGGCCGTGTGCATCTACAGCGACCCCCTGAGCATGATCACAGAGTACATGGAGAACGGGGACCTCAACCAGTTCCTCTCCCGCCACCAGGCCCCGGGGCCACTGGCCGCACTCAGCACAGCCCCCACcgtcag cttCAGCGACCTGTGTGACATGGTCACCCAGATCGCCTCGGGGATGAAGTACCTCTCGTCTCTGAACTTTGTCCACCGAGACCTGGCCACCCGGAACTGCCTGGTGGGGAAGAGCTACACCATAAAGATCGCCGACTTCGGCATGAGCAGGAACCTGTACAGCAGCGACTACTACCGCATCCAGGGACGGGCCGTGCTGCCCATCCGCTGGATGTCCTGGGAGAGCATCCTGCTT GGTAAGTTCACCACAGCCAGCGACGTGTGGGCCTTCGGGGTGACGGTGTGGGAGATGCTGACCTTCTGTCAGGAGCAGCCGTACTCCCAGCTCAACGACGAGCAGGTCATCGAGAACACCGGCGAGTTCTTCCGGGACCAGAAGAGACAG ATCTACCTGCCCCAGCCAGCGTTATGTCCAGACCCTCTCTACAAGACCATgctgagctgctggaggaggaacagCAAGGAGAGGCCCTCCTTCCAGGAGATACACCGAGCCCTGCTGGAGAGCCAACCCTGA
- the serbp1a gene encoding LOW QUALITY PROTEIN: SERPINE1 mRNA binding protein 1a (The sequence of the model RefSeq protein was modified relative to this genomic sequence to represent the inferred CDS: inserted 2 bases in 1 codon): MPGQMQEGFGCAITNRFDQLFDDESDPFELLKQAEIKKKEAAALAALKPVVPAVKPQKKESQKDRKTPLADKKEEFQAPVPIKKDGVRMRGMGRRPEGEGPRPQGQGGPGEGRPPADRRPVDRRPPRRFERPAGEGGERPAGEGGEFSVEKPIGDRPMRGRGGGPRGARGGGVTRGRGMGRTDGFDSRGKREFDRHSGSDRSGLKGEEKRGGSGSHNWGTVKDELTGELDQSNVTEENPEGEEHPAADSENKENEAEEPKDESPKEMTLDEWKAVQDKERAKVEFNIRKANEGADWKKGYVLHKSKKDEEKGTLIEAEADEVPKAEDEHRKPANDITAQLEINFGDLGRPGRGRGGRGRGEGRGGRGXAAKGRGEARGGEGPAARPARGGRGDKASGVSVPNVDDPEAFPALA, translated from the exons ATGCCCGGACAAATGCAAGAAGGTTTTGGCTGTGCCATCACCAATCGGTTCGACCAATTATTTGACGATGAGTCGGATCCCTTCGAGCTGTTGAAGCAGGCGGAGATCAAGAAGAAGGAGGCTGCTGCGCTTGCCGCCCTGAAGCCTGTCGTCCCGGCCGTGAAACCACAGAAAAAGGAGTcgcagaaagacagaaagacccCACTGGCGGACAAAAAAGAGGAGTTCCAGGCGCCCGTTCCCATCAAGAAGGATG GTGTGAGGATGAGGGGAATGGGACGGAGGCCGGAGGGTGAGGGCCCGAGGCCCCAGGGACAGGGTGGCCCAGGAGAGGGCAGGCCCCCAGCAGACAGACGGCCGGTGGACAGGCGGCCCCCACGCCGCTTCGAGCGGCCCGCTGGCGAGGGCGGAGAGAGGCCCGCCGGCGAGGGCGGAGAGTTCTCCGTGGAGAA gCCGATCGGCGACAGACCAATGAGGGGGCGCGGTGGCGGACCCAGAGGCGCCCGCGGAGGCGGCGTcaccagggggcggggcatggGCCGTACCGATGGTTTTGACTCCCGAGGAAAGCGTGAATTCGACAGACACAGCGGCAGCGATCGATC TGGCCTGAAGGGCGAGGAGAAGCGAGGAGGCAGCGGATCCCACAACTGGGGAACCGTCAAGGATGAACTGAC CGGTGAGCTCGACCAATCAAATGTTACCGAGGAGAACCCTGAAGGAGAGGAGCACCCCGCCGCCGACTCTGAGAACAA GGAGAACGAGGCAGAGGAGCCCAAGGACGAGAGCCCCAAGGAGATGACGCTGGACGAATGGAAGGCAGTGCAGGACAAGGAGCGAGCCAAGGTGGAGTTCAACATCCGCAAGGCCAACGAAGGCGCCGACTGGAAGAAGGGCTACGTGCTGCACAAGTCCAAGAAGGATGAG GAGAAAGGTACTCTGATTGAGGCTGAAGCTGATGAAGTCCCCAAG GCTGAGGATGAACACCGCAAGCCCGCCAACGACATCACCGCCCAGTTGGAGATCAACTTCGGCGACCTGGGCCGCCCAGGGCGGGGCCGCGGAGGTCGGGGTCGCGGCGAGGGCCGCGGAGGTCGGGG CGCGGCGAAGGGCCGCGGCGAAGCTCGTGGTGGCGAAGGGCCTGCCGCCAGGCCGGCCCGCGGTGGGCGGGGCGACAAG gccagcGGTGTGTCAGTGCCCAACGTGGATGACCCTGAGGCCTTCCCGGCACTGGCCTAA
- the ddr2a gene encoding discoidin domain-containing receptor 2 isoform X2 produces the protein MKSRWDLRYPLLVLLLYLSADVVSQVNPGVCRYPLGMSGRQIQDEDISASSQWSESTAARYGRLEQEEADGAWCPEGTLEPDTLKEFLQVDLRSLTFITLVGTQGRHAGGIGNEFAHRYQLQYSRDGSRWAVWRDRTGQQVIAGNRNAYDIVLKDLEPPIIARSVRFIPVTDHSMNVCMRVELYGCEWLDGLVSYNAPVGEQMNLPSFPVYLNDSVYDGAVIHSMTEGLGQLTDGVCGLDDFTQSQVYNAWPGYDYVAWTNESFPSGYVEIMFEFDRVRNFTTMKVHCNNMFWRGVKAFRRASCYFRSEADWEAAPLVFRAAVDGVDPSARFLTVDLANHMASAIKCHFYFADTWMMFSEITFQSDTAMYNTTLAPPNPGPPTSTQPGGHPTHKVDDSNTTILIGCLVAIIFILVAIIVIILWRQVWQKMIEKVSRRMLDDELTASLSIQSETFAFSHTNASAAASEQESDATYERIFPLGGDYQEPSQLLCKMPEFTAEEPAASTSAAASKPPGTAPAPDGVPHYAEADIVHLQGVTGGNTYAIPAVAMDLLSGKDVAAEEFPRKLLTFKEKLGEGQFGEVHLCEAEGLQEFMAEEFSFDVDEGQPVLVAVKMLRADASKNARNDFLKEIKIMSRLKDPNIIRLLAVCIYSDPLSMITEYMENGDLNQFLSRHQAPGPLAALSTAPTVSFSDLCDMVTQIASGMKYLSSLNFVHRDLATRNCLVGKSYTIKIADFGMSRNLYSSDYYRIQGRAVLPIRWMSWESILLGKFTTASDVWAFGVTVWEMLTFCQEQPYSQLNDEQVIENTGEFFRDQKRQIYLPQPALCPDPLYKTMLSCWRRNSKERPSFQEIHRALLESQP, from the exons ATGAAGAGCCGGTGGGACCTCCGCTAccctctcctcgtcctcctcctctacctgtcGGCGGACGTCGTCTCACAGGTCAACCCAG GGGTGTGTCGCTACCCTCTGGGCATGTCAGGACGGCAGATCCAGGATGAGGACATCTCAGCGTCAAGCCAATGGTCGGAGTCCACGGCTGCCCGCTACGGCag gctggagcaggaggaggcggacGGGGCCTGGTGCCCCGAGGGCACGCTGGAGCCCGACACGCTGAAGGAGTTCCTGCAGGTGGACCTGCGCTCGCTCACCTTCATCACGCTGGTGGGCACGCAGGGCCGCCACGCCGGGGGCATCGGCAACGAGTTCGCCCACCGCTACCAGCTGCAGTACAGCCGGGACGGCAGCCGGTGGGCGGTCTGGA gggaccgcaCGGGCCAGCAg GTCATAGCAGGAAACCGCAACGCCTACGACATCGTGCTGAAGGACCTAGAGCCGCCCATCATAGCGCGCTCCGTGCGCTTCATACCTGTCACCGACCACTCCATGAACGTCTGCATGAGGGTGGAGCTCTACGGCTGCGAGTGGCTGG aCGGCCTTGTATCTTACAACGCTCCCGTTGGTGAACAGATGAACTTGCCCAGTTTCCCCGTGTACCTCAACGACTCGGTCTACGACGGAGCCGTGAtccacag TATGACCGAGGGGCTGGGCCAGCTGACGGACGGCGTGTGCGGTCTGGACGACTTCACGCAGAGCCAGGTGTATAACGCCTGGCCGGGCTACGACTACGTGGCCTGGACCAATGAGAGCTTCCCCAGCGGCTACGTGGAGATCATGTTCGAGTTCGACCGCGTACGCAACTTCACCACCATGAAG gtgCACTGCAACAACATGTTCTGGCGGGGCGTGAAGGCCTTCCGCCGGGCCTCCTGCTACTTCCGCAGCGAGGCCGACTGGGAGGCGGCGCCGCTGGTGTTCCGGGCGGCGGTGGACGGGGTGGACCCCAGCGCCCGCTTCCTCACCGTGGACCTGGCCAACCACATGGCCAGCGCCATCAAGTGCCACTTCTACTTCGCCGACACCTGGATGATGTTCAGCGAGATCACCTTCCAGTCAG ATACAGCCATGTATAACACAACCCTGGCCCCGCCCAATCCAGGACCTCCCACGAGCACACAACCTg GGGGTCACCCCACACACAAAGTAGACGACAGCAACACAACAATTCTGATCGGTTGTCTAGTGgccatcatcttcatcctcgTCGCCATCATCGTCATTATCTTGTGGCGGCAGGTGTGGCAGAAGATGATCGAGAAG gtctCCCGCCGGATGCTAGACGACGAGCTCACGGCGAGTCTGTCCATCCAGAGCGAGACGTTCGCCTTCAGCCACACCAACGCGTCGGCCGCCGCCAGCGAGCAGGAGTCCGACGCCACGTACGAACGCATCTTCCCCCTGGGGGGCGACTACCAAGAGCCCTCCCAGCTCCTCTGCAAGATGCCCGAGTTCACGGCCGAGGAGCCTG CGGCGTCTACCAGCGCCGCCGCCTCCAAGCCCCCCGGCACGGCCCCGGCGCCGGACGGCGTCCCCCACTACGCCGAGGCCGACATCGTCCACCTGCAGGGCGTCACCGGCGGCAACACCTACGCCATCCCCGCCGTGGCCATGGACCTGCTGTCGGGGAAGGATGTGGCCGCGGAGGAGTTCCCCCGGAAGCTGCTCACCTTCAAGGAGAAGCTGGGAGAAGGACAGTTCGGAGAG gtccacCTGTGCGAGGCGGAGGGCCTCCAGGAGTTCATGGCGGAGGAGTTCTCCTTCGACGTGGACGAGGGCCAGCCGGTCCTCGTGGCGGTCAAGATGCTCCGCGCCGACGCCAGCAAGAATGCAAG GAATGACTTCCTGAAGGAGATCAAGATCATGTCGCGCCTGAAGGACCCCAACATCATCCGGCTGCTGGCCGTGTGCATCTACAGCGACCCCCTGAGCATGATCACAGAGTACATGGAGAACGGGGACCTCAACCAGTTCCTCTCCCGCCACCAGGCCCCGGGGCCACTGGCCGCACTCAGCACAGCCCCCACcgtcag cttCAGCGACCTGTGTGACATGGTCACCCAGATCGCCTCGGGGATGAAGTACCTCTCGTCTCTGAACTTTGTCCACCGAGACCTGGCCACCCGGAACTGCCTGGTGGGGAAGAGCTACACCATAAAGATCGCCGACTTCGGCATGAGCAGGAACCTGTACAGCAGCGACTACTACCGCATCCAGGGACGGGCCGTGCTGCCCATCCGCTGGATGTCCTGGGAGAGCATCCTGCTT GGTAAGTTCACCACAGCCAGCGACGTGTGGGCCTTCGGGGTGACGGTGTGGGAGATGCTGACCTTCTGTCAGGAGCAGCCGTACTCCCAGCTCAACGACGAGCAGGTCATCGAGAACACCGGCGAGTTCTTCCGGGACCAGAAGAGACAG ATCTACCTGCCCCAGCCAGCGTTATGTCCAGACCCTCTCTACAAGACCATgctgagctgctggaggaggaacagCAAGGAGAGGCCCTCCTTCCAGGAGATACACCGAGCCCTGCTGGAGAGCCAACCCTGA
- the hsd17b7 gene encoding 3-keto-steroid reductase encodes MNKVVLVTGANSGVGLALCERLLGEDPGLQLCLACRNMCRAQAARAALLASHPGAQVGLLQLDTSSVTSVLNAAKEVKLRYSQMDYLYLNAGIMPNPQFDVKAFFKGVFSRNVVNMLATGEGILKQKDSITADGMQEVFATNLFGHFLLVRELESLLCQAGRTSQVIWTSSINAQQSAFSLEDVQHRQGSQPYSSSKYATDLLSVALNTHLNSQGLYSSVICPGFVMTKLTYAILPAFPDFLWSLVMPLFWFIRIFTNTFTLTPYNGAEALLWLFHQKPESLDPYSKYHSLTSGRGANHIKPRKMDVDEDLSQALYVKLLELEHGVRKRRGTE; translated from the exons ATGAATAAAGTGGTTTTGGTGACCGGAGCAAATAG CGGCGTCGGCCTGGCTCTCTGTGAGCGGCTCCTGGGAGAGGATCCTGGGCTGCAGCTCTGTCTGGCCTGCAGGAACATGTGCCGGGCGCAGGCTGCCCGGGCCGCGCTGCTCGCGTCCCACCCCGGGGCCCAGGTGGGACTGCTGCAGCTAGACACCAGCTCCGTCACTTCCGTTCTGAACGCAGCCAAAGAGGTGAAGCTCAG GTATAGCCAGATGGACTATCTCTACCTCAATGCTGGTATCATGCCAAACCCACAGTTCGATGTGAAAGCCTTTTTCAAAGGCGTCTTTTCCAG AAACGTTGTAAATATGCTTGCCACTGGAGAGGGTATTCTGAAACAGAAGGACAGCATCACTGCCGACGGAATGCAGGAGGTATTCGCGACCAACCTGTTTGGTCATTTCCTCCTG gtcagagagctggagagcCTCCTCTGCCAGGCCGGACGGACCTCCCAGGTGATCTGGACCTCCTCCATCAACGCCCAGCAGTCAGCCTTCAGCCTGGAGGACGTCCAGCACCGGCAGGGCTCCCAGCCCTACAGCTCCTCCAAGTACGCCACGGACCTGCTCAGCGTGGCCCTCAACACGCACCTCAACTCACAG GGCCTGTATTCATCGGTCATCTGTCCCGGCTTTGTGATGACCAAGTTGACCTATGCCATCCTGCCCGCATTCCCGGATTTTCTGTGGTCCCTGGTTATGCCACTCTTTTGGTTT ATCCGGATTTTTACCAACACGTTCACCCTGACGCCGTATAATGGAGCTGAGGCTCTG TTGTGGCTGTTCCACCAGAAGCCTGAGTCACTGGATCCTTACTCCAAGTACCACAGTCTGACCTCAGGCCGGGGCGCCAACCACATAAAGCCACGGAAG ATGGATGTGGATGAGGACCTGTCCCAGGCCCTCTATGTGAAGCTATTGGAGCTGGAGCAcggagtgaggaagaggagagggaccgAATAA